ACAAAATATTACAAAATATCCGCCTCATTTAATTTCCCAGGCCGGGATTGCACATGTACCGGAAGGCGGAAAGCTTTTTATAAATATGACAGTTTATGAAAATCTTCTTATGGGGACGTATAGAAACAGGAAGAAAATAAAAGGAGATGTTTTAGAAGAAATTTACGAAATATTCCCTATACTTAAAAAACGAGAAAAGCAATTAGCGAAGACATTAAGTGGTGGTGAAAAGCAAATGCTTAGCATTGGCAGAAGCCTGGCAAGTCAGCCAAGATTTTTAATGCTTGATGAACCTTCTCAAGGTTTAGCTCCCAAATTAGTAGATGATATCTATCAAAAATTGTCTATTTTAAAGAAAAAAGGGATTACTATATTACTTATAGAACAAAATATAAATTATGCTTTACAATTTGCAGAAAGAGCTTATGTTCTGGAAAATGGTAAAATTGTTATGGAAGGAAATAGTAAAGAACTATTAAATAGTGAA
This region of Caldisericota bacterium genomic DNA includes:
- a CDS encoding ABC transporter ATP-binding protein produces the protein MNQVLQVKDLSSGYGKVTVLRDINFQIEENEVVAVIGSNGAGKTTLLKTISKLISPFAGEIVFEGQNITKYPPHLISQAGIAHVPEGGKLFINMTVYENLLMGTYRNRKKIKGDVLEEIYEIFPILKKREKQLAKTLSGGEKQMLSIGRSLASQPRFLMLDEPSQGLAPKLVDDIYQKLSILKKKGITILLIEQNINYALQFAERAYVLENGKIVMEGNSKELLNSEHVKKHYLGI